GGGGTAGCGCCCCGGCCGAGGGCGGCGCTGGCCGCGGCCCCAGGTCCCCAAGGGGCTGGTGGTCAGGCATGGTTGTTGCAGTAATAACCGCAGCGCACGCCCTTGGCAACCGGGGGCATGGTCACAACAGAACGAGAGGGAGGGAAGCTCGATGAAGCTGTTCGCTGTGGTGATGATGGCCAGCCTGGGCCTGGCCGCGGCCGCCGGAGAATGCTCGGCCAGCGGCGTCAACCCGTTCGGCTATTTCAACGTCTACAGCCTGGGGGGGATCTCCCAGTCGGGCGGCGATTACCAGGGCCGGGCCGGGGCCGGCGGCGACGTGAGCATGGCCCATTTCAGCCTCAATCTGCTCACCCCCGGCGGCTATGCCCTGCACGCCGGCGGCGGCGCGACCCTGGGCAGCGGCGTCTATTTCGGCCACGTGGAGGCGGCAGGCAACGTCTCCCTGGCCAATGCCACCATCCAGGGCGATCTGCGGGCCGGCGGCAATGTGGGCAACACCGCCGGCGGCACCATCTGGGGCGATGTGCAGGCGGCGGGCAGCATCACCCTGGACCAGCACTACACGGTCTTCGGCAGCAAGCAGGGCGGGGTGAGCTACAGCCCGGCGGTGGATCATGGCGTCCTGGCCGACTACTTCACCGGCTTTTCCGGCACCGTCGGCGGCATGAGCCCGACCGGCAGCATCGCCAGCGCCTATGGCACCCTGTCCGTGGTCGCGACGTCCGGCGTGAACGTCTTTGCCCTCAGCGAGGCAGCGCTGCGGGCCGCCCACACCTTCAACGTCACCGGCCCGGCTGACGCGGTGGTCTACATCAACGTCAGCGGCGCCAGCGCCTCCCTGGACAACACCGTCTGGCACTACCTGGGCGGGCTTTCGCCAGCCGAGGTGCTGCTCAACTTTCCGGAGGCCACGGTGCTGGCCTTAAGCCACGCCAACGAGGTCAATCTGTTGGCGCCGCTGGCCGACACCACCTTCCCCTCGGGCCTGGTCACCGGCAATCTGGTGGTGGGCGAGCTGTCCGGCGGCGGCCAGGTGAATGCCGGCGGGTTCGGCCACGGCCCCAACCCCGTGCCGGTGCCCGCCTCGGTGCTGCTTCTGGGCTCCGGTCTCGGTGGCCTGCTGGCGATCCGCCGGGGGCGCTGAGTCTGAGGTGCCGGCTGGTCAGGGGCCGGCCAGGACCGCCAGCCAGACGCCGGCCGCGGCCAGGAGGGCCACGAGCACCGCGGCGCTGCCCATGTCCTTGGCCCGTTTGGCCAGGGGGTGCAGGTCCGGCGCCACCTTGTCGGTGAGCGCCTCGATGGCCGAGTTCAGAAGCTCCACCACCAGGACCGCCAGGAGCGATGCCAGAAGCAGGGCCCGGTTGACCAGGGTGGTGTCCACCAGGAGGGCCACCGGCGCCAGAACGGCCAGGAGCAGGATCTCCTGGCGGAAGGCCGCCTCATGGACAAAGGCGGCCTTGAGCCCTGACCAGGAATAGCCCAGGGCCAGAGCCAGCCGCTCAAGGCTCAGGACGCTCCAGTGGTTCTTGGATGGCATGGGACCCTCACCTCCCGATCGCCGCGGCCACCGCCTGGCACCGCGGGCAGAGGAAACACGTCAGGCTGCATTTCTTGCCCATTTGGGGTACCGTAGGGCCTTGATCCCGGCTGCGCTGGCAGCCGGTCCTCCCTGTTGACGCCCGGTTGGGCCTTCGGCTGTCTGGGGTGCTGGCCATGGACAGGTACCCGTCCGGATCGGTTCCGCCGGAGCTTCTTTCTGCCGGGCGCTCGCCCTGGCGCCTGTTCCTGCCGCTCGTCTCCACGCCGCTCTTCTACGGACTCCTGTACTGGCCACTGGGACGAGGCGCTGGCCTCCTCCCGGCCTCGCCTCATCACCGCCACCAGCCAGGTGCCGGAGGTGGAGGCCTACGCCAACACCATCTACTACAAGTCCCGGGAGCTCATGGTCCTGCTGGGCGAGCTGCGGCGTCTGGATCCCCAGGGCCTCATCGTTGTCTTCGGCGACCATCTGCCCTTTCTCGGCTACGACTTTGCCGGCTATGCCGAGTCGGGCTATCTGGCCCGGACCATCGCGGAATTCAGCCCGGCCATGCTGCGGGACCATCTGGCCACGCCCCTGGTGATCATCGACGGCGAGAAAGGACCGGTGGTGGGAGGCGATCTGCCCCTTGATCAGCTCCCCGCTCTGCTGCTGGATCTTCTGGGCTGGGACCTGCCCACCATCCACGACTTCACCCGGCCGGCCGGCGGCCTCCTGGTGCGGCCCATCCCCGGCCGCCAGCTGCTGCTGTTCCCGGACGGCGCCACCGAGGTCTGCCGGGAAGAGGGCCAGGGCCTCGGCTGCGCCGCCGCCGCCATCTGGGTTGAACAGGTGCTGACCGTCAAGCGGGATGTGTTCACCGGCCGCCAGCTGGCCCTCTCCATCCTGGAGGCCGTGACCGCCGAGGTCACGGAGGCCGAGCCGCCGGCGCCGGGGGGTGTTTGAACAGCCATCCGCTCCTCTCCGGCTCATCAGCTCAGCAGGAGAAACGCCCACAGGGGCAGATGGCACACCGTCTGGCCCCACTTGTAGGTATCGGGCGAGACCAGGACGCCCTGGCCGATTCCCTTGTTGATGCTCTGCTCGTCCCAACCGGAGATCCGGCCCTGATACTTGACCTCCACCCCGAAGGGTCGCTGGTCTGCCGGCGGAAACAATACGAAGTCAACCTCGTTGCCTTGCGGGACCGGTAATAGTAGAGCCCTTCGAGAAAGCCGAGGCTGGCCCAATCGTCCGCTCGACAACGAATGAGGTGGGTAGCGACCGCCTGTTCCGCCAGCACGCTCGTGGCCAGGGGCGCCAACCCGGCACCCCGGGCGGTCACTTGCCAGATCATGGGGTCCACGGCATAGAACTTTTTTCCCCGCTTCGGGTAAGGCCGCCGGCGGTCAAGATCGATACAGGGCACCTCAAAGCCGAGGAAGGCGGCGCTGGCGATGGCAAGGTAGTCCTGAACCACCGCGCCGGTGGAGCAGCCGGTATCCTGGGTCAGGCCGTGGTAGCTGACGGGCGAGCCCAAAACGCCATAGAGCTTTCGCAACAGGCCGAGCAGCAGGGGGGCCTGCCGCCGCTGTTTCTCGAATTCGCTCAGAACGACTGAGCGGTAGATATCCAGGGTTTCCGTGGTGACCGTCTTGTCCCGGGCCAGGTCGGCCACTGCCCTTGGGAAGCCCCCCCACGGCAAATAGAGATCCAGGAGTCTGGCCAGGGCGTCCTTTTTCAGGGATGTCTCCATCTGGAAATCGCGGAACAACGCCTCGTCCGCCACAACGGCCCCGAGTCTGGCCGAAGGTGCCATCGTGCCCAGGGCCTTGCAGAAGTCTGCAAATGACATGGGCAGAAACGCCTTGTCGAAACCTGCCCCTCGTCGGCCCGGCATCCGCTCATAGCCCCTTTTGATCTCCAGGGCGGAGGAGCCGGTCAGGAGCACGGCGACGGTATCGAGCTCGCCGGCATCGGCCAGGGCCTTGATGGCCCGTGGCCAGTTCTTGACAGCTGAGATCCCGTCGAGCAGCAGGAAGCCGTCGGCCTTGCTCCATCGCAGGGATTCCGTAAAGGCCTTCACCAGGGCCAGGAGCTCCCGGAAATGGATGAGGTCGTCGCAGGAATAGTAGGCAATGTGGCGCGGGGCAACGCCAGCGGCGAGGAGATCCCGCGCCAGCATCTTGAGCTCTGTTGTCTTTCCGACCTGACGGGGGCCGCGAATGATGCTGACAGAGCCGGGCAGGAGATGACTGGCCCTGGTGGCCTCAAGATCAAGATGCCGGAAGTGGATGCCCGTGGCTGCAACCTGCCGGAGGGAACGGTCGGTGCGCTCCCAGTCCGGATCCTGCCACCACGGGGAAGCAGCGATAAGCCTATCAAGCGTCTGCATGCCAAAAGCACTCCGCTTTTGGAAGAATTGGCTGTTAAAACCAGACCGCTTTTGCCAGACGATGGTCAATCTCCATGCTGCCTCTCCAGGAGGGGCATGCTATGATCGTGGCTGGCGTCCCGATCGGGAATACCCGCAGCCCCTCTGGTGACCGCCCATGGCCGAGATCGAAAAATCCGCCAGCATTGCCATCCGCAGGTCCTGCGCCGAGGTCTTTGCGTTTGTGGCCGATCCGGCCAACTTTCCCCACTGGCAGCCCTTCGTCAAGGAGGCGGCCATCACCTCGCCGGGGCCGATCCGGACCGGGGCCACCTACCGCTACACCTTCGAGGCCATGGGCCAGGTGGTGGAGACCACCGGCGTCATCACCGAGTACCAGCCCTGCCGGCGCTACGCCTACCGGTCCCTGACCGGCCCCTTTCCCATCGAGGGCGGCTTTACCTTCGCGGAGGAGGAGGACGGCTTTGTCCTGGTCACGGCCTTCGGCGGCGCCGACCCCGGGGGCTATTTCCCCATGGCCCGCAGCATCGTCGGCCTCCTGCTCGGCCGCACCTTGCTCACCACCCTGCGCTCCCTCAAGGAGCTGCTGGAGAGCGGTAGGCCGCCAGCATCCGGGTAAGGAGCTCGGCTGCCTCCTGCCGCAGCCCGGCCGGGGCCAGAATCTGGGCGCCATCGCCCCAGGACAGCACCCAGCGTAAGAGCTCGTCCCGGTCCCGGGCCGGCAGCCGGAGCTGCACCCCGCCGTCCGGCTGATCGCTCAGCTCCTGGCGGCCATGCCAGAGCCGCTCCCGGACATAGGGGGCCAGGGCCGGGCCGAAGCCCACCGTCACCCACACCTCCTCGCCATCCCCGAAGAGCCCGAACCGCTCCCGCTCTTGCCAGGCCGCCTCGAAGTCGGCCGGGATCTGGAAGCAGCCCTCCAGGACCGCGGCCTCCTCGATGCGGCTCATGGCAAAGGTGCGGACCGCCTGGCGCAGGCGGCAAAAACCCACCAGATACCATTCCCCCTGGTAGCGCACCGCCCGGTACGGCTCCACGGTCCGCTGGCTGGCGGCTCCGGTTCCGGCCCGCCGGTGCCGGATGGCCAACGGCTGGTTGTGCTTGAGACCGGATGCCACGGCCTCCCAGACCCGGGCGTCGATCCGGGTGGCCTGGTCCGGCAGCACCGCCAGCCGCCGATCGATCCAACTGGGGTCGACGCTCACCTTGGCGGGGAGGCATTCGGCGATCCGGCGGAAGATCGCCGCCAGCCGGTCGTAGACCGGCGTAC
This window of the Thermodesulfobacteriota bacterium genome carries:
- a CDS encoding choice-of-anchor A family protein produces the protein MKLFAVVMMASLGLAAAAGECSASGVNPFGYFNVYSLGGISQSGGDYQGRAGAGGDVSMAHFSLNLLTPGGYALHAGGGATLGSGVYFGHVEAAGNVSLANATIQGDLRAGGNVGNTAGGTIWGDVQAAGSITLDQHYTVFGSKQGGVSYSPAVDHGVLADYFTGFSGTVGGMSPTGSIASAYGTLSVVATSGVNVFALSEAALRAAHTFNVTGPADAVVYINVSGASASLDNTVWHYLGGLSPAEVLLNFPEATVLALSHANEVNLLAPLADTTFPSGLVTGNLVVGELSGGGQVNAGGFGHGPNPVPVPASVLLLGSGLGGLLAIRRGR
- a CDS encoding diacylglycerol kinase, which translates into the protein MPSKNHWSVLSLERLALALGYSWSGLKAAFVHEAAFRQEILLLAVLAPVALLVDTTLVNRALLLASLLAVLVVELLNSAIEALTDKVAPDLHPLAKRAKDMGSAAVLVALLAAAGVWLAVLAGP
- a CDS encoding ATP-binding protein, whose amino-acid sequence is MQTLDRLIAASPWWQDPDWERTDRSLRQVAATGIHFRHLDLEATRASHLLPGSVSIIRGPRQVGKTTELKMLARDLLAAGVAPRHIAYYSCDDLIHFRELLALVKAFTESLRWSKADGFLLLDGISAVKNWPRAIKALADAGELDTVAVLLTGSSALEIKRGYERMPGRRGAGFDKAFLPMSFADFCKALGTMAPSARLGAVVADEALFRDFQMETSLKKDALARLLDLYLPWGGFPRAVADLARDKTVTTETLDIYRSVVLSEFEKQRRQAPLLLGLLRKLYGVLGSPVSYHGLTQDTGCSTGAVVQDYLAIASAAFLGFEVPCIDLDRRRPYPKRGKKFYAVDPMIWQVTARGAGLAPLATSVLAEQAVATHLIRCRADDWASLGFLEGLYYYRSRKATRLTSYCFRRQTSDPSGWRSSIRAGSPVGTSRASTRESARASWSRPIPTSGARRCAICPCGRFSC
- a CDS encoding SRPBCC family protein, with the protein product MAEIEKSASIAIRRSCAEVFAFVADPANFPHWQPFVKEAAITSPGPIRTGATYRYTFEAMGQVVETTGVITEYQPCRRYAYRSLTGPFPIEGGFTFAEEEDGFVLVTAFGGADPGGYFPMARSIVGLLLGRTLLTTLRSLKELLESGRPPASG
- a CDS encoding WYL domain-containing protein, with the protein product MARDKPQLVRLVFIDQRIREGMASGRLANCTSLAAEYEVSPKSILRDIDYLRHMRGAPIVYDPTRKGYLYSEANWQLPALSISESDLFALCIAEKALRQHEGTPVYDRLAAIFRRIAECLPAKVSVDPSWIDRRLAVLPDQATRIDARVWEAVASGLKHNQPLAIRHRRAGTGAASQRTVEPYRAVRYQGEWYLVGFCRLRQAVRTFAMSRIEEAAVLEGCFQIPADFEAAWQERERFGLFGDGEEVWVTVGFGPALAPYVRERLWHGRQELSDQPDGGVQLRLPARDRDELLRWVLSWGDGAQILAPAGLRQEAAELLTRMLAAYRSPAAP